The Urbifossiella limnaea genome has a window encoding:
- a CDS encoding glycosyltransferase family 2 protein, translating into MSSTLLTEPPLNPVHAPFSVDRILHPTGPEPRRKHKIIAVLPAYNAASTLAATIADFPPDSVDEILLVDDCSKDDTVRIARDMGLTVIQHEKNTGYGGNQKTCYRYCLERGADIVVMIHPDYQYDARVIPHAVGVIELGICDVVLGNRVRSRSETLKCGMPWWKYLSNRGLTAFENLSLGQNLGEFHSGFRVYRRQVLETIPFEGNSDDFVFDTQFLVQAVHFGFRLGDVPVPVRYFDEASQINFRRSTKYGLQTLTTVGAYWLNRLGVRKFPLFKSK; encoded by the coding sequence ATGTCGTCAACCCTGCTGACCGAGCCGCCGCTCAACCCGGTCCACGCCCCGTTCTCCGTGGACCGCATCCTCCACCCCACCGGCCCCGAGCCGCGGCGGAAGCACAAGATCATCGCCGTGCTCCCGGCGTACAACGCCGCGTCCACGCTCGCCGCCACCATCGCCGACTTCCCGCCGGACAGCGTGGACGAAATCCTGCTGGTGGACGACTGCAGCAAGGACGACACCGTCCGCATCGCCCGCGACATGGGCCTGACGGTGATCCAGCACGAGAAGAACACCGGCTACGGCGGCAACCAGAAGACGTGCTACCGGTACTGCCTGGAGCGCGGCGCCGACATCGTGGTGATGATCCACCCCGACTACCAGTACGACGCGCGGGTGATCCCGCACGCGGTCGGCGTCATCGAGCTGGGCATCTGCGACGTGGTGCTCGGCAACCGCGTGCGGAGCCGGTCGGAGACGCTCAAGTGCGGCATGCCGTGGTGGAAGTATTTGAGCAACCGCGGGCTGACGGCGTTCGAGAACCTGTCGCTAGGCCAGAACTTGGGCGAGTTCCACAGCGGCTTCCGCGTGTACCGGCGGCAGGTGCTGGAGACGATCCCGTTCGAGGGGAACTCGGACGACTTCGTGTTCGACACGCAGTTCCTGGTGCAGGCGGTCCACTTCGGGTTCCGCCTCGGCGACGTGCCGGTGCCGGTGCGGTACTTCGACGAGGCGAGTCAGATTAACTTCCGCCGCAGTACCAAGTACGGGCTCCAGACGCTGACCACGGTGGGGGCGTACTGGCTGAACCGGCTCGGCGTGCGGAAGTTCCCGTTGTTCAAGTCGAAGTAA
- a CDS encoding energy-coupling factor ABC transporter ATP-binding protein yields the protein MPGVTPAVRAADLSHTYADGRTALSGVTFSVEPGECVGLVGPNGAGKTTLFLRLCGVLPGEPGQASVHGLDPADASQRRKLPETVGVVFQNPDDQLFSPTVREDVAFGPLNLGATSAEACVRAAEALTAVGLADAAERVPFQLSGGEKRRAALAGVLAMRPAVLLLDEPSMFLDPRGRRELIGVVRNLPGTKLIATHDLELVLDTCSRVLVLDGGSLHADGPATALLADAALMDRHGLEVPYRLR from the coding sequence ATGCCCGGCGTGACTCCCGCCGTCCGCGCCGCCGACCTCTCGCACACCTACGCCGACGGCCGCACCGCCCTGTCCGGCGTGACGTTCTCCGTCGAGCCCGGCGAGTGCGTCGGCCTCGTGGGGCCGAACGGCGCCGGCAAGACGACGCTGTTCCTCCGGCTGTGCGGCGTCCTGCCGGGAGAGCCGGGGCAGGCGTCGGTTCACGGCCTCGACCCCGCGGATGCCTCCCAGCGGCGCAAGCTCCCCGAAACCGTCGGCGTGGTGTTCCAGAACCCCGACGACCAGCTGTTCAGCCCGACGGTCCGCGAGGACGTGGCGTTCGGCCCGCTGAACCTCGGCGCGACCTCCGCCGAGGCGTGTGTGCGGGCCGCGGAGGCGCTGACCGCGGTCGGGCTGGCCGACGCGGCGGAGCGGGTGCCGTTCCAGCTCAGCGGCGGCGAGAAGCGGCGGGCGGCGCTGGCCGGCGTGCTGGCGATGCGGCCGGCGGTGCTGCTCCTCGACGAGCCGAGCATGTTCCTCGACCCGCGCGGCCGCCGCGAGTTGATCGGCGTCGTAAGAAACCTCCCCGGCACGAAGCTGATCGCCACGCACGACCTGGAGTTGGTCCTCGACACCTGCTCGCGCGTCCTCGTGCTCGACGGCGGCTCGCTCCACGCCGACGGCCCCGCGACCGCGCTGCTCGCCGACGCCGCCCTGATGGACCGCCACGGCCTCGAAGTCCCCTACCGCCTCCGCTGA
- a CDS encoding protein-tyrosine phosphatase family protein, whose product MRRKLLLTAVLVAGVVGGCRHKCCSSSVGTPRPYLPLPPSPGNIPPPGVPISPAPGGQLPPADLGAFPGGSAAPRGPAPEILLPDPVPGGKSSLSSPGVLQPPARAPQVTQEPPVAAGAEPAGGVPGFVRVNPTAASGRRPALDGFDTLKRQGFRSVVYLHAAGADVAAVRDVAEKKGLTFTAIETTPETLPAAATAFDRALLDRSAQPVYVFDDDGLRAGALWYVRFRTADQLSPEVARIRARGLGLTDESDEARAYWVAIQQHVGR is encoded by the coding sequence ATGCGTCGCAAACTCCTCCTCACCGCCGTGCTCGTCGCGGGCGTCGTGGGCGGCTGCCGCCACAAGTGCTGTAGTTCGTCCGTGGGCACCCCCCGGCCGTACTTACCGCTGCCGCCGAGCCCGGGCAACATCCCGCCGCCGGGCGTGCCGATCTCGCCCGCGCCGGGTGGGCAGTTGCCGCCAGCCGACCTCGGTGCGTTCCCGGGCGGGAGCGCGGCTCCGCGGGGGCCGGCGCCAGAGATTCTCCTGCCGGACCCGGTGCCGGGCGGGAAGTCGTCGCTGTCGTCGCCGGGTGTGCTCCAGCCGCCGGCGCGGGCGCCGCAGGTGACGCAGGAGCCCCCCGTCGCCGCGGGCGCCGAGCCGGCCGGCGGCGTGCCCGGGTTCGTGCGGGTGAACCCGACTGCCGCGTCGGGCCGCCGGCCGGCGCTGGACGGGTTCGACACGCTGAAGCGGCAAGGCTTCCGCTCCGTCGTGTACCTCCACGCCGCGGGCGCCGACGTGGCCGCCGTCCGCGACGTGGCCGAGAAGAAGGGGCTGACGTTCACCGCCATCGAGACGACGCCGGAAACGCTGCCCGCCGCCGCGACCGCGTTCGACCGCGCGCTGCTGGACCGCTCGGCGCAGCCGGTGTACGTGTTCGACGACGACGGCCTGCGGGCCGGGGCGCTGTGGTACGTCCGCTTCCGCACGGCCGACCAGCTGAGCCCGGAGGTGGCCCGCATCCGCGCCCGCGGGCTCGGCCTGACCGACGAGAGCGACGAGGCCCGCGCCTACTGGGTGGCGATCCAGCAGCACGTCGGGCGCTGA
- the metH gene encoding methionine synthase produces the protein MSLDHPFLNTARDRVLVLDGGMGTSLHRYHPTDADWGYGPNGKSLMNLSDALAYTRPHWIQEIHEGYFAAGCDAVETNTFNANTISLEDFGLADKLDEINRLNIRLAKAAAAKFATPARPRYVVGSVGPGVKMPSLTDPAIYVDFDTMAAAYRPQLRAMIEERVDAVLVETCFDILQAKCVAITAIEEMKRAGVRLPLMVQLTIIDANKKMLPGTDIPSALVALDPIDEIDVIGMNCGVGPDLMNDDIRHLSRHSRKLVSVLPNAGLPENRNGETFFPLDPAGLATWLEKFVTEYGVNIIGGCCGTTKDHLKAVCDRIGGKTPAKRTLTYIPAVSSLQSLQELVVDQKPLLVGERTNTNGSRKFKQHLEKDDWNGLVEMAREQEREGVHVLDVCVDYVGRDGVRDMKETIKRYNAVLTKPIMLDSTEVPVIEAGLKLCSGKAIINSINLEDGRKTLDPKTILAKKYGAALVALTIDEKGQADTAEWKFEVAKRIYDIVVHEYGIPPSDLMFDTLVFPLSTGQEQTRKSAIATFDSIRLVKQNLPGALTHLGLSNCSFGLSPYTRQVLNSMYLHYAVEAGLDSAILHAAKIMPLASIDDTGRELCRRLLFDERVFDAAGNCVEDPLQMLIEHYADKKAESKKGESLGASAEERLRQAIIQGRRETLVADLDAARERHSPIDIINKILLDGMKVVGDLFGSGQMQLPFVLQSAEVMKAAVAYLEQYMEKVEGAEKGKIVLATVKGDVHDIGKNLVDIILTNNGYKVSNLGIKQPVDAMIAEFQKTNADAIGMSGLLVKSTVIMKEDLVTLNERGLNPPVILGGAALNRRYVEEDLRAIYKGRLYYGEDAFAGLRVMDEIVARKKLASVGSSALRGVVESSGRQTGTQDTFDARTHEPGGPHLHDGAGKRSKPHANGKALPSRSPGLPKAPDVPVPPFLGSRVRTDFDMREVFGFINEITLFSTQWQFRKGGVKVADYDTQIRDTARPALERLKDLCLAENVLRPAAAYGFFPAASDGTKLTVYEADGTTPKTSFDFPRQDHGDYLCLSDYVEPARDGRAVDYVGFMAVTMGHEVTRIAQEWYNAGRYQDYMFLHGLGVEAAEALAELFHRDLRREWGIGGGDAADVRKLFKKHYRGCRYAFGYPACPRLEDQQQLFELIEPGRVGLALSEQFQLEPEQSTTAIVLHHPSAKYFNVSRYTDEAVAE, from the coding sequence ATGTCGCTCGACCACCCGTTCCTGAACACCGCCCGCGATCGCGTCCTCGTCCTCGACGGCGGTATGGGCACGAGCCTCCACCGCTACCACCCGACCGACGCCGACTGGGGGTATGGGCCGAACGGCAAGTCGCTGATGAACCTGTCCGACGCCCTCGCCTACACCCGCCCGCACTGGATCCAGGAAATCCACGAGGGCTACTTCGCCGCCGGGTGCGACGCGGTCGAGACGAACACGTTCAACGCCAACACGATCAGCCTGGAGGACTTCGGCCTCGCCGACAAACTCGACGAGATCAACCGCCTGAACATCCGCCTGGCGAAGGCCGCGGCCGCGAAGTTCGCCACGCCCGCCCGGCCGCGCTACGTCGTCGGCAGCGTCGGGCCGGGGGTCAAGATGCCGTCGCTGACGGACCCGGCGATCTACGTGGACTTCGACACGATGGCCGCGGCGTACCGCCCGCAGCTCCGCGCCATGATCGAGGAGCGCGTGGACGCCGTCCTCGTCGAGACGTGCTTCGACATCCTCCAGGCCAAGTGCGTGGCGATCACCGCGATCGAGGAGATGAAGCGCGCCGGCGTCCGGCTCCCGCTGATGGTGCAACTCACCATCATCGACGCGAACAAGAAGATGCTGCCGGGGACGGACATCCCCTCGGCCCTCGTCGCCCTCGACCCGATCGACGAGATCGACGTGATCGGGATGAACTGCGGGGTCGGCCCCGACCTGATGAACGACGACATCCGCCACCTGAGCCGGCACAGCCGGAAGCTGGTGAGCGTGCTGCCGAACGCCGGCCTGCCCGAGAACCGCAACGGCGAGACGTTCTTCCCGCTCGACCCGGCCGGGCTGGCGACGTGGCTCGAAAAGTTCGTCACCGAGTACGGGGTGAACATCATCGGCGGCTGCTGCGGCACGACGAAGGACCATCTCAAGGCCGTTTGCGACCGGATCGGCGGCAAGACCCCCGCGAAGCGGACCCTGACGTACATCCCCGCCGTGTCGAGCCTGCAATCACTGCAGGAGTTGGTTGTCGATCAGAAGCCGCTCCTGGTCGGCGAGCGCACCAACACCAACGGCTCGCGGAAGTTCAAGCAGCACCTCGAGAAGGACGACTGGAACGGCCTCGTCGAGATGGCCCGGGAGCAGGAGCGCGAGGGCGTCCACGTCCTCGACGTGTGCGTGGACTACGTCGGCCGCGACGGCGTCCGCGACATGAAGGAGACGATCAAGCGCTACAACGCGGTGCTGACCAAGCCGATCATGCTCGACAGCACCGAGGTGCCGGTCATCGAGGCCGGGCTGAAGCTGTGCAGCGGCAAGGCCATCATCAACAGCATCAACCTCGAAGACGGCCGCAAGACGCTCGACCCCAAGACCATCCTCGCCAAGAAGTACGGGGCCGCGCTCGTCGCCCTCACCATCGACGAGAAGGGGCAGGCGGACACGGCCGAGTGGAAGTTCGAGGTCGCCAAGCGCATTTACGACATCGTCGTCCATGAGTACGGCATCCCGCCGTCGGACCTGATGTTCGACACGCTCGTGTTCCCGCTGAGCACCGGGCAGGAGCAGACGCGCAAGAGCGCCATCGCCACGTTCGACTCGATCCGCCTCGTCAAGCAGAACCTGCCCGGGGCGCTTACGCACCTCGGCCTGTCGAACTGCTCGTTCGGCCTGAGCCCGTACACGCGGCAGGTGCTGAACAGCATGTACCTCCACTACGCCGTCGAGGCCGGGCTCGACTCGGCGATCCTGCACGCCGCCAAGATCATGCCGCTGGCGAGCATCGACGACACGGGCCGCGAACTGTGCCGGCGGCTGCTGTTCGACGAGCGCGTGTTCGACGCCGCGGGGAACTGCGTGGAAGACCCGCTGCAGATGCTCATCGAGCACTACGCGGACAAGAAGGCCGAGTCGAAAAAGGGCGAGAGCCTGGGCGCGTCGGCGGAGGAGCGGCTGCGGCAGGCGATCATCCAGGGCCGTCGCGAGACGCTCGTCGCCGACCTGGACGCGGCCCGCGAGCGGCACAGCCCCATCGACATCATCAACAAGATTTTGCTGGACGGCATGAAGGTCGTCGGCGACCTGTTCGGCAGCGGCCAGATGCAGCTGCCGTTCGTGTTGCAAAGCGCCGAGGTGATGAAGGCCGCGGTGGCGTACCTCGAGCAGTACATGGAGAAGGTCGAAGGGGCCGAGAAGGGGAAGATCGTGCTCGCCACCGTGAAGGGCGACGTCCACGACATCGGCAAGAATCTCGTGGACATCATCCTCACGAACAACGGCTACAAGGTCTCGAACCTCGGCATCAAGCAGCCGGTGGACGCGATGATCGCCGAGTTCCAGAAGACCAACGCCGACGCCATCGGCATGTCGGGCCTGCTGGTGAAGTCGACCGTCATCATGAAGGAAGACCTGGTGACGCTGAACGAGCGCGGCCTGAACCCGCCGGTGATCCTCGGCGGGGCGGCGCTGAACCGCCGCTACGTCGAGGAGGACTTGCGGGCGATCTACAAGGGCCGGCTGTACTACGGCGAGGACGCCTTCGCCGGCCTGCGGGTGATGGACGAGATCGTCGCCCGCAAGAAGCTGGCGAGCGTCGGCAGCTCGGCCCTGCGCGGGGTCGTGGAATCGAGCGGCCGCCAGACGGGAACGCAGGACACGTTCGACGCCCGCACCCACGAGCCGGGCGGGCCGCACCTGCACGACGGCGCCGGCAAGCGGTCGAAGCCGCACGCCAACGGGAAGGCACTGCCGTCCCGCTCGCCGGGGCTGCCGAAGGCGCCGGACGTGCCGGTGCCGCCGTTCCTCGGCAGCCGGGTCCGCACCGACTTCGACATGCGCGAGGTGTTCGGCTTCATCAACGAGATCACGCTGTTCAGCACCCAGTGGCAGTTCCGCAAGGGCGGCGTGAAGGTGGCCGACTACGATACCCAGATCCGCGACACGGCCCGGCCGGCGCTCGAGCGCCTGAAGGACCTGTGCCTTGCCGAAAACGTCCTCCGCCCCGCCGCGGCCTACGGCTTCTTCCCGGCCGCGTCCGACGGCACGAAGCTCACCGTCTACGAGGCTGACGGCACGACGCCGAAGACGAGCTTCGACTTCCCCCGGCAGGACCACGGCGACTACCTGTGCCTGTCGGACTACGTCGAGCCGGCGCGCGACGGCCGGGCCGTGGACTACGTCGGCTTCATGGCGGTGACGATGGGGCACGAGGTGACGCGTATCGCCCAGGAGTGGTACAACGCCGGCCGCTACCAGGACTACATGTTCCTGCACGGCCTCGGGGTGGAGGCGGCGGAGGCTCTGGCCGAGTTGTTCCACCGCGACCTGCGCCGCGAGTGGGGCATCGGCGGCGGCGACGCGGCCGACGTGCGGAAGCTGTTCAAGAAGCACTACCGCGGCTGCCGCTACGCCTTCGGCTACCCCGCCTGCCCGCGGCTCGAAGACCAGCAGCAGTTGTTCGAGCTGATCGAACCGGGGCGGGTGGGATTGGCGCTGAGCGAGCAATTTCAGCTGGAGCCGGAGCAGAGCACGACGGCGATCGTGCTGCACCACCCGTCGGCGAAGTACTTCAACGTCAGCCGGTACACCGACGAGGCGGTTGCCGAGTAA
- a CDS encoding acyltransferase family protein has protein sequence MRFNNIQVLRLVAAVGVVVTHLSPYAEREFGVSGPGWDLLHLPGIAPAFVPLFFAVSGFVLTHALQSSSPGRFLLHRAVRLYPGYWLTMGAVTAACAVGLWPGPYLSFAEPNPTAETVLLTPPTAFRLGQYPLVVEWTLIYEMVLVIGLVACRLAVGVRGLPYAAAAWLAVLAVKSVVAPGMGSASLPSWKTAWVSVYVAPFLMGVLAYSLAGYGRRWRWPVFAVACALQLVAALWVPFADIDPHQWLRGVAAGLTVWFLVQVPDVSATNRLAVGGGYSYGLYLVHVPLLLLSFRLMQQANVLVGTSAGAALAGVVAITAGLAFGRFELWMHGRLKRGADRLVASCGRLRAATAGRAGGVGPRILGARQRSESAG, from the coding sequence ATGCGCTTCAACAACATCCAGGTGCTCCGCCTCGTCGCGGCGGTCGGCGTCGTCGTCACCCACCTGAGCCCGTACGCCGAGCGCGAGTTCGGCGTGTCCGGCCCCGGGTGGGATCTGCTGCACCTCCCGGGCATCGCCCCCGCCTTTGTGCCGCTGTTCTTCGCCGTGTCGGGCTTCGTCCTCACGCACGCCCTGCAATCGTCGTCGCCGGGGCGTTTCCTGCTGCACCGGGCGGTGCGCCTCTACCCGGGGTACTGGCTGACGATGGGCGCCGTCACCGCTGCGTGCGCGGTCGGCCTGTGGCCGGGGCCGTACCTGTCGTTCGCGGAGCCGAACCCGACCGCCGAGACCGTACTCCTCACGCCGCCGACCGCCTTCCGGCTCGGCCAGTACCCGCTGGTCGTGGAGTGGACGCTGATCTACGAGATGGTGCTGGTGATCGGGCTGGTCGCGTGCCGGCTCGCGGTCGGCGTTCGCGGCCTTCCGTACGCCGCGGCCGCGTGGCTGGCGGTGCTGGCCGTGAAGTCGGTGGTGGCGCCGGGGATGGGGAGTGCGTCGCTGCCGTCGTGGAAGACGGCTTGGGTGTCGGTGTACGTGGCCCCGTTCCTGATGGGGGTGCTGGCGTACTCGCTCGCGGGGTACGGCCGCCGCTGGCGGTGGCCGGTGTTCGCCGTCGCGTGCGCGCTGCAACTGGTCGCCGCGCTGTGGGTGCCGTTCGCCGACATCGACCCGCACCAGTGGCTCCGCGGCGTCGCGGCCGGGCTGACGGTGTGGTTCCTGGTGCAGGTGCCGGACGTGAGCGCGACGAACCGCCTGGCCGTCGGCGGGGGTTACAGCTACGGCCTGTACCTGGTGCACGTACCGCTCCTCCTGCTGTCGTTCCGGCTAATGCAGCAGGCGAACGTGCTCGTGGGTACGTCGGCCGGCGCGGCGCTCGCGGGCGTCGTGGCGATCACGGCCGGCCTGGCGTTCGGCCGGTTCGAGTTGTGGATGCACGGCCGGCTGAAGCGCGGCGCCGATCGGCTGGTCGCGTCCTGCGGGCGGCTGCGGGCCGCTACCGCCGGGCGAGCGGGGGGTGTCGGCCCCCGGATTCTCGGGGCGCGTCAGAGAAGCGAATCCGCGGGCTGA
- a CDS encoding metal ABC transporter ATP-binding protein, which produces MTRPLVSVRDLRVTLGGRPVLVGVDADLARGKITALIGLNGSGKTTLLRALVREYPSRGDIRFHCGHDHTHPTPEHIGYVPQKLALDARLPLTVRDFLALALSRRPLFFGIPKAVTDKIRKQLTRVGMTDHVDTPVEGLSGGQLQRVLLALALEPQPELLLLDEPAAGIDFKDQQKFYDLIAELNRSTGVTVLLVSHELSMVSRYAHHVLCLRDGAIQCQGTPHEILTPGVLAQTFGTDMQQFLHHHAH; this is translated from the coding sequence GTGACGCGCCCGCTGGTCAGCGTCCGCGACCTGCGGGTGACGCTCGGCGGCCGGCCGGTGCTGGTCGGTGTTGATGCCGACCTTGCCCGCGGCAAGATCACCGCGCTCATCGGCCTGAACGGGTCCGGCAAGACGACGCTGCTGCGGGCACTGGTACGCGAGTACCCGAGCCGCGGCGACATCCGCTTCCACTGCGGTCACGACCACACCCACCCGACGCCCGAGCACATCGGCTACGTCCCGCAGAAGCTGGCGCTGGACGCCCGGCTGCCGCTGACCGTCCGCGACTTCCTGGCCCTGGCGCTGAGCCGGCGGCCGCTGTTCTTCGGCATCCCGAAGGCGGTGACGGACAAGATTCGCAAACAACTCACCCGCGTCGGCATGACCGACCACGTCGACACGCCCGTGGAAGGCCTTTCGGGCGGGCAGTTGCAGCGGGTGCTGCTGGCGCTCGCGCTCGAGCCGCAGCCGGAGTTGCTGCTGCTGGACGAGCCGGCGGCGGGGATCGACTTCAAGGACCAGCAGAAGTTCTACGACCTGATTGCCGAGCTGAACCGGAGCACCGGCGTGACGGTGTTGCTGGTGTCGCACGAGTTGAGCATGGTGAGCCGGTACGCGCACCACGTGCTCTGCCTGCGCGACGGCGCCATCCAGTGCCAGGGGACGCCGCACGAGATCCTGACGCCCGGCGTGCTGGCCCAGACGTTCGGCACCGACATGCAGCAGTTCCTCCACCACCACGCGCACTGA
- a CDS encoding metal ABC transporter substrate-binding protein, translating into MNAVRCGILLAALLPIGCGGGVDSVWPERPGPKVVVSFAPVYCWAVNVAGEDAVVKNMMSTTGPHDFNPTDTDARLARKADLFFINGLNLDNDVASAVKKGSGNAKLKVIDLSTKLPIDQLMEGQCHHQHHGHDHPHEHGTDPHVWLSPDFAVLMTEAIRDELKAADPEHAANYDRRAAEYVGKLRALKAEGVAKLAGKKDRKLVSFHESLSYFARSFDLTVSGVVQKKPGQEPNTEELRDLVKMCREKQVRVLAVEPQYTANTSAKAILDELKRNGGVADPALVEIDPLETVTPQALTPAWYEERMRANLTALAEVLK; encoded by the coding sequence ATGAACGCAGTCCGGTGCGGTATTCTCCTCGCTGCTCTGCTGCCGATCGGCTGCGGCGGCGGCGTCGACAGCGTGTGGCCCGAGCGACCGGGGCCGAAGGTGGTGGTGTCGTTCGCGCCGGTGTACTGCTGGGCGGTGAACGTGGCGGGCGAAGACGCCGTCGTCAAGAACATGATGTCCACCACCGGCCCGCACGACTTCAACCCCACCGACACCGACGCCCGGCTGGCCCGCAAGGCCGACCTGTTCTTCATCAACGGCCTCAACCTCGACAACGACGTCGCCTCGGCCGTGAAGAAGGGGAGCGGCAACGCCAAGCTCAAGGTCATCGACCTGAGCACGAAACTCCCCATCGACCAGCTGATGGAGGGCCAGTGCCACCACCAGCACCACGGCCACGACCACCCGCACGAGCACGGCACCGACCCGCACGTCTGGCTCAGCCCCGACTTCGCCGTCCTGATGACCGAAGCCATCCGCGACGAGTTGAAGGCCGCCGACCCCGAGCACGCCGCGAACTACGACCGCCGGGCCGCCGAGTACGTCGGCAAGCTGCGGGCGCTGAAGGCCGAGGGCGTCGCCAAGTTGGCCGGCAAGAAAGACCGCAAGCTCGTCAGCTTCCACGAGTCGCTGTCGTACTTCGCCCGGTCGTTCGACCTGACCGTCAGCGGCGTGGTGCAGAAGAAGCCGGGCCAGGAGCCGAACACCGAGGAGTTGCGCGATCTGGTGAAGATGTGCCGGGAGAAACAGGTCCGCGTGCTGGCCGTGGAGCCGCAATACACCGCGAACACGTCGGCGAAGGCGATCCTCGACGAGCTGAAGCGGAACGGCGGCGTCGCCGACCCGGCGCTGGTGGAGATCGACCCGCTGGAGACGGTAACGCCGCAGGCGCTGACGCCGGCCTGGTACGAGGAGCGGATGCGGGCGAACCTGACCGCCCTCGCCGAGGTGCTGAAGTGA